Genomic DNA from Roseburia intestinalis L1-82:
TCTATCATGTTTTTACCACATGACATATATTATAAATTTACTTTTTGGGCTACTTACTGATCTTTACCTTCTTCACACTGCTGAAACTTCCATAAACCTTTGCGCCTGTGGAATCTTTCTTATAGGCACGCACTTTGACATAATAAGTCTTGCCTTTTGAAAGTTTGCTTACCATTGTCACCGATATTGTTGATCGCTGAAATAACACTTCTTACTTCATTTGCCTGTCCCTGTATGGAAAATGTATAATCCATACCATCTACTTTTGTATCATTATTACCTTTACGAACAGTATTTTCATGTCCATCGCCATCCTCTAAACTTGTTGCCCAGGATGTCTCTGCTACCATTACTTTTTTGTCATAAGTATCAGCGATATTCTTTAAAGTACTGGTAAGATTGTCAAGTGTTCCATGCCAGTATGGATAATAAGAAGATGCAAATACATCATAGCTTACATCATATGTATTCAGATTTTTTGCATAAGTTGCATAGTTTGCGCTTTTTTCCGGATTTGCAAAATGAACAGCAACCAAGATATTCTTTCCTTTTGCCTCTCCTGCTGCGTGAACCGCATCTGCACCGGCATCAAAGATCCTGCACATGTTTTCCCATGTACTCTCACCACAGACACCGTTGTTTGTCTCATTTCCAACCTGAACCATTCCAACATCAACACCTGCATCTAACAGTTCTGTAATGCTCGCTGTTGTATAATCAGATACAGCTGTCACTTTCTGATCGATCGTATAACCCGCCCAGGCTTTCGGCGCCTTCTGTTTTCCCGGATCTGCCCAGAAATCAGAATAATGGAAATCAATTAACACCTTCATGCCTGCGTCGGTTGCCCATTTTCCGATTTTCTTTGCTTTTGCAAGATCGTTATTTCCACCACCGTATCCTTTTCCATTGCTGTCATATGGATCATTCCACACACGTATACGCACATAGTTGACACCTGCTTCTTTTAACTGGCTGAAGAACTCCTGATCACCTATCACGTTACCGTTCCAGTCTTTGAATGTCACTCCGCTGTCTCTTAAGCTGACATAAGATGACACATCCACACCTTTGATAAAATCATTGCTCAGTCCATCTACTTTCTGTACAAAAATACCATCAGCTCCGGTATCAACGATGCCTGCATCAACCAGTGCATCTTTTGCAGCCTGCAGGACTGTTTTAGCTTCTGTTAATTCCTCTACGGTTTTGTTGTCTTTATCCCCATAAACTGCTTTTGCTGATGTAAGCGCTGTCTGTAATGCACTCCAGGTATCTGAAGTGTAATCTGACTCTGTCAGGGCTTCACAGGCTGTGATAAGGGTATTTAAAGCCTCTGCTGCTTCGGTTTTTTCCTCTCCATCAGACAGATTTTTTGTTAATGTAATGTCATCTACATCGAACCAGTATCCGGCACCTAATGTACCTGCAATTTTAATAATAATACTTCCGCTTTCATCTACTACTATATTTTCAACCTTAAACGTCGACCAGTTATTCCAGCCATTTTCCGTACTTAATACTGTACTCTCGTCTCCCGCATAAAACTTTAAATCTGCAGTTTTATCATTTGCTCCATCTATACTTAACATAGCGGTATAATTTCCTGCTGAAAGTCCCGTAATCTCCTGAGACATAACAAACTCGGCTTCGTTTTCCGACCAAATGTTGATATAACCCGTCGTATTATTTGTCATACCTGTGTCTGTACCTTTTTTTAAGTTTGGCGAATAATCGCCACCACCCAACAAAAATGTCCATCCAGATGCATCTGTCTCAAAATCTCCATTTGTTATCAGATTACTGCTGCTTGCAGTTTTTACATTCTCCGTACTTTCCTCTGTCTCTTCCACACTCACAGAAACTGTCTCTTCGCTTCCTGCTGCCCAGACATCCGTTGTCCCGGCACTTGTCACAATCAATGTCGCTGCCAGTGCCGCTGCCAGCATGCGCTTTACCATCCCACTTTTCATTATTTTTCCTCCCCCAACATCTTGTTTGCGCAACGCTGTTGTTCCTATGCTCTGAAAGAAATTTCATTTTCCCAGTTTTAACAACATTTCTCGTTTTTTTCTTTGCGAAACCGGTTGTTCATATTGTTATTATATATGCCACATATAACTTGCGCAATAGACACAAATCATAGAATTTGCATGCACTTTGTCTTTATATTGCATTTTATTCATATTATTTTTGTGCTTTTATAAAATATTTTTCTATAAATCCACGCCCAATTTTTGCGCAACAGCGTTCGTTTTTTTACTATATTTTTCCATTTTATCAGCAAAAATTTCTGTTTATTTACTTTATTTATAATTATTTTCAATAAATTCGTTGTTTTTCGTTTGCATAGGTATATAATGGAAGAAAAACGCAAAGGAGCATACGGTTATGAAAAACAAAAGAAAACAGATTTCCAATGAAATCTCAATCCGCATTCTGTCGGTCGTTATCACAATATTCGTCATTTTCTCTATTGTAGTTGCGATCATGATCGGGAACATCAGCTTGTCCTCACAAAAAGACGAACTGGAACTACAGTCAAAAGCTGCCTCATATCAGCTTGAAACCTTTTTTAAAAAGTACACAACTACCGCGGAACAGATGGCTCTCAATCCCGATATACGGGAAATCCTGACTGAAACTAAATCCGGCGATTCCATTAAAGAAGCCACCCTTTATCAGGATGTATTTAAAGAGCTGCAGAGTCATCAGGCAACAGACAGTGAAAACATTCTTGCTGCCTGGATCGGTGATATTGATGCTAATGCTCTGACCCAGTCAGACGGCTATACCAGTGACAGTTCTTTTGATATCACGCAAAGAGACTGGTATCAGGTAACACAAACCGGTAAAAGTATGCTCACCAACGCTTACACAGATGTCAGCACAGGCAAATTAATTTTAAGCGCCGCCGCACCCGTATACGATCCTTCCGGAAAAAATATTGTCGGTGTTGCCGGATTGGATATTGCCTTAGACCATATCAACGAATTATTTTTCTCCTACACAGTAGGTGATAATGGTTTTGTAATTCTTTTAACATCTGACGGAACCATCATTTACCATCCAAATACAGATTATCAGTTAAAAACTCTTACTGAGATTGGTGTAAGTGATAATGTAGTCAATGCTCTTGGAGGTGGAAATACCGCAGTAAAATATACCATTGGAAATAAATCAAGATATGGATATATTGTAGACATTACAGATACCGATTATTTTGTTTTAAGTTGTCTGCCAACCAGTGAATATTTTTCCAGCCTCACCATATGCATGGTTATTATGCTTGTACTGATCGTCATCGGTATTGCAGCCACTGTCATTGCCATCCGCAAAGTCGCTTCTGCTATTACAAAACCGATCAGTACATTAAATGATGTTGCACAGGAACTTGCCAAAGGAAACCTTGATGTATCCCTTAAGATTCACTCTGACAATGAACTCGGCGAACTTTCTGACTCCATCCAGTTAACGGTAGACCGCCTGAAGGAATACATTAATTACATTAATGAGATTACCTATGCCTTAAACCGTTTAGCAGATGGAAAATTAAAATTTACACTGAAATATGATTATGCCGGAGATTTTTCAAAAGTAAAAGAAGGTCTTATCAATATTTCTGAATCCATGCAAAACATCATGACTGATATTATCAACACTTCCAGTCAGGTGTCTGCCGGTTCTGAGGATCTTGCCAAAGCAGCACAAAGTATTGCGGAAGGCGCCACCACACAATCAGCTTCCGTAGAAGAACTTGTTGCCACCACAACTGCTGTTACCGATCAGGTAAAAGAAAATACTGCTGCTGCACAGGTTGCGGCTGATGAAACATTAAAAGTAACTGATATGATGCGAAACAGCAAAGATCAGATGTCACTAATGACAGAAGCAATGAATAAGATCACACAGACCTCCAATGAGGTTGTCGGCATCATTAAGACAATTGAAGATATCGCAGACCAGACAAATCTGTTAGCATTAAATGCTTCCATTGAAGCTGCACGGGCAGGTGAAGCCGGAAAAGGATTTGCTGTTGTTGCCTCCGAGATAGGTTCTTTAGCCGAGGAAAGCTCCAAAGCAGCCAATACGACCAAAGATCTCATCGGTATTTCCATTAACGAAATTGAACATGGAAACCAGATTGTAAATGACGTCGTCACTTCCATTCAGGAAGTCATGGAGGCTGTTCAGAAAGTAAATGAAATGATTTCAAAGAGTTCTGAAACTTATGTCCAGCAGGAGCAGAGCATGGAACAGCTTGAGATTGGTATTGAAGAAATTTCTAAAGGAGTGGAAGACAACTCTGCCGCTGCCGAAGAAACTTCTGCCACATCGGAAGAGCTTGCCGCTCAGGCTACTACGCTAGAGCAGCTTGTACAGAGATTTGACCTGACCAACGAGGAATAACACGCTGATCTAACGCCGGAACAGTTAAAAAATCCCCTGTAACCAGCAATACAAATATAGCAGGTTGCAGGGGATTTCTTCTATTCACTGTGAATTTTATTCGTTGCGAATTTATTCGTTGCGAATTTATTCGCATACGTACGGCATTAATGCAACGTGACGAGCTCTCTTGATAGCTACTGTAAGAGCTCTCTGATGTTTTGCACAGTTGCCTGTGATACGACGAGGAAGGATTTTTCCTCTCTCAGAGATGTATCTCTTTAATTTGTTTGTATCTTTGTAATCGATTACGTTATCTTTTCCACAGAAAACGCAAACTTTTTTTCTTCTATGCATTGGGCGTCTCTTCATTGGTGCGCCATCTTTGTCTGCTGCTTTATTGAAAGCCATGATAATTACCTCCTGTTGTTATCGTAAACCGCTATGTGAACCCACATCACGATTTCCATTAGTTAAATGGTAACTCTTCATCAATTCCATCCGGAATATTCATGAAGCCATCACCTGCTGCACTGCTCGGTGACGGTCTGTCGGAAGGATTAAAACCGGAGTTATCTCCACCGCCGCTGGCATTCTTGCTTTCTGCAAACTCTACGTTCTCAGCAACAACGTCCGTCGTGTAAACACGCTGTCCGTCTTTGTTGGTGTAGCTGCCAGTCTGAATACGACCTTCCAGAACGAATTTTGTTCCCTTACGTCCGAATCTCTCCAAAAACTCTGCTGTTCTGCCAAATGCAACACAGTTGATAAAATCTGTATTCTGATCATCTCCGTCACGGCGGAAACGGCGATCTACTGCAAGTGAAAATCTTGCGATCGCAGTAGCACTCTCGCCCTGAGAATAACGGATCTCTGCGTCTCTGGTTAATCTTCCCATAAGAATAACTTTGTTCATATACGATTCCTCTCTTCTATCAAACAAACCGTTGTCAGTTCAAAGAATCTTATTTCTCGTCTTTTCTTACTACTAAGAAACGAAGAACATTGTCCATGATGCGGACATCGCGCTCAACTTCTGCCGGAACAGTAGATGCAGCGTCGAACTGGATGAAATAATAGAAAGCTTCTGACATCTTCTGGATCTCATATGCTAATTTCTTCTTACCAGCCTCTTCTACTTCTGTTACGTTACCACCGGCACGAGTGATGTACTCTTTTGCCTTTTCTACGGTAGCTGTTCTCGCATCGTCTTCGATCTTTGCACTAACAACAAGTGCTAATTCATACTTATTCATGCGAATTTTCCTCCTTTTGGTCTCTGGCCCGCTCTTATATGAGTGAGCAAGGAATTTAATAATATATCACGAAGATATATTTTATCATAAAAATCAATAGTTTGCAAGAACTTTTTACTCAGCTTCCTTGCTCAGCTTCCTTTTTGCGGATTTCTCTGGTATTTTTCTCCACAAGTTTTCTTGCGATCATGATCTGGTGCCCGCAGCCTAAGCATTTCAACCTGAAATCTGCACCCACGCGCAGGATCTCCCATTCACTGCTGCCGCACGGATGCTGCTTTTTCAACCGCACCACATCACCAACTTCATATTTATCCATAAATCCTCTCTATTCTCCTATACTATTTATTCTGCGAGCAATTTGCTGCATCAATTGCGATCACAAGCATCATTCCAAGCAGTTCATCGCCCGGATTGGTAAAATCGATCACATACGTATCACCCCAGTGGAGTAATTGTTTTGAAATATGAATAATGGAACTGCAGCCGGAATATACATCATAATCCCAGCCACGGAAATCTCCCTCCACACGCCATCCATTAAAATCAATATCATATTTCGGCTGGAACAGGGTAAACTGTTTTTCGATCTGTCCTCTTTTGATCCCACCTGTTTCAATTTCAAAGACCGGAAGAAGATTAAACAGCTTCTGACGGATCATTCCAACCTCAACATGTGCCGCATCATAGACATGGATCTGATGTCCAAGTGCAAACACCTCTGCCCTGACAAAATACCGTACATTGCCCTCCTCATCATAGACATCATAAGTATCTGACCATGAAAACACTCTCTGTTTTATCAGTAAACGCATACGTTACTCCTTTTTCATAGATATTACATTTTCTTTCTCCGGATATACCGTTTTAGAAAACAGCAACTTTCCTCATGCCTGCGGGATCTGTGAAAACACCTCACCAAGCCCCGCCTGGATCAAAAGGTCTGCCCTGCCATCCATCGGTGTCGTCGATTTGTTGATGAGCACCAGTTTATCACCACGGTAGTAATCAATCAGACCTGCTGCCGGATATACCGCCAGTGAGGTTCCTCCAATAATCAGCACATCTGCATGACTGATATAAAATACGGCATCCTCCAAGGTCTGCTGGTTTAATCCTTCTTCATAGAGCACGACATCTGGTTTGATCTTTCCACCGCATTCATCACAGAGCGGAATTTTTGTACCGAAATTTAAAATATACTCTGCATCAAATCCTTTACCACATTTCTGGCAGTAATTGCGATGTACACTGCCATGCAGCTCTAAAACACGCTTGCTTCCGGCCATCTGATGAAGTCCGTCAATATTCTGTGTAATAACGGCTTTTACCTTGCCTGCCGCCTCTAACTCCGCCAGCTTCTGATGCGTCACATTCGGCTTTGCGTCCAGGCACAACATTTTATCACGGTAAAAACGATAAAACTCTTCCGTATGCCTCATGTAAAAGGTGTGGCTTAAGATCGTTTCCGGCGGATAATCATATTTCTGGTTATAGAGTCCGTCCACGCTCCTGAAATCCGGGATACCACTCTCCGTTGAGACTCCTGCGCCCCCGAAAAATACAATGTTATCTGATTTCTGCACCATGTCTAAGAATTTTTCAATATTTGTCATGATCAATCCTTTCCTTTTGTAATATGCCTTCGATACGAATAATTTTAGTATATTTTCGATGTATTTTCAAGGGCAGCAACCTTGATGCTGCCCTTTCTGACACTGACAAATTTTATCAAAAAAACAGTGGCCACACACTGCCATCCGCAGTTATGAACCACTGTATACATGAGTTGCGGGAACAGGATTTGAACCTGTGACCTTCGGGTTATGAGCCCGACGAGCTTCCAGACTGCTCCATCCCGCGATATTGCAACAGAACAAATGCCCTGTTCGTTTACATAACATTATTATAGACCTTTTTTTCTTTTTGTCAAATCATTCCTGCCAGCACTACGCTCGCAGCCATTCCTGCTGCCGTTGCAGCCAATGCCCCGGCAAGCGTATACCGGCTTTTTTTAATCTTTACACTCATGAAATAAACAGACATCGTGTAAAAAATTGTCTCCGTGCTTCCGAGCATGATCGACGCCATCCGCCCAAGCAGCGAATCCGTCCCATACTCCTTATAAATATCTAAAAGCAAACCTGTTGCCGCCGAAGATGAAAACATTTTCACAACAGCAAGTGGAAGCAGTTCGGACGGGAATCCGATCTTTTCTGTGAAAATAGCACATACATTTGAAAAACATTCCAGAAATCCGGACGCACGCAGGATTCCAACAGCAACCATCAGTCCGATCAGTGTTGGCATGATCCCTATGACTGTTTCAAATCCGTCTTTCGCTCCCTCGATAAACTCTTCGTAGATATTGTGCCTGCACAACAGCCCATATCCGATAATCAAAAAAATCAGAAGTGGTATCATGATATCGGATAAAAACATCATTATCTGCATAGGACACTTCCCGAAGCTGCTGTTAGTTTATTATATGTATCAACGATTCACATTATTCATGCGATTTTCGCGCCAGCCGTTCATAATCCTCCTGCGGCATCGGTTTTGCGAAATAATATCCCTGAATATAATTACAGCCAAGTCTCTTTAGCATCTGTACCTGTTTCTTTTCTTCAACGCCTTCTGCAATGACCGGCATATCCAGCGCTTTTGCCATCTGGATAACTGCCGCTAAGATCTTTTCTCCGCGCCCATCATCTTTGCCTTTGGAAAGAAACTTCATATCAATTTTCAGCACATCCAGATCAATGTCCTTTAACACGTTCAAAGATGAATATCCGCTTCCAAAATCATCCATCAGAATTGTAAATCCTGCCTTGTGCAGATAATTCACCGCATTTAAGATGACATTTTCCGTATCGGAAAAAACACTCTCCGTCAGTTCTAAGTGCAGGTACTCCGGTGGTATCCGGTATTTTTCCACAAGATTGACCAGTGACTCTAAAAAATTTGGATTATAAAGGTTGACACGGGAAACATTCACAGAGATCGGATCCGGCTTACGTCCTGCTCTTAACGCCGTGGCAATAAGCTGGCAGACCTGATCCCACACATAATAATCAAGTTTTATAATAAAACCGTTCTTCTCGAAAACAGGTATAAACTCTCCCGGTGAAACCATCGTCCCATCCGGTTTTTTCCAGCGTACAAGTGCTTCCGCGCCACGCGGCGTATAACCATCTAACTCATACTTCGGCTGAAAATAAACGACAAACTGTTTTTCCTCAAGTGCCGTATCCATTTCGTTTATGATCTGCTGCTCCCGCTGCATCTCTTTTCCCATCTGTTCCGTGTAGAGTGCCTCATGATGCATATACTGCCCCTTGCATTCCTGTGCCGCAATTACAGCATGCTCATAGATTGCCGATACCTCCATCTCCTTGTCCCGGATGATATAACATCCCGCCGACGTCTCAAGATAACAGCGCAGCTCCCCGTTTTTCTTCACCTGTTCCCGGATCTTCTGGGCGATCAGCAGTGCATCCTGTTCTTTTTCTACCGCAACACAGATTCCAAAAACATCGGAATTTAATCTGCCATAAGTATACGTCTTATATGCACTGAGTACACCGCAGATATTGTGCGCCATACATCTTAACAGACGGTCTCCTTCTGCCGCACCATAGAAAGAATTGATCATTTTAAACCGGTCAATATCCAGCCGGATAAATGCAAATGTCTCATCCTTACTGTCATCTAGCATCTCCCTCGTCTTCTGGTAAAACATCTGACGGTTATAAATTCCTGTCAGGGAATCATACTCTAAAAAGTGCTGTTTGCTCCTTTTGATAGCGTTCATGACACGAAACCAGATGATCTCCCGGTGGAATGACTTCGGTATAAAATCCCATACCCCATACTCCAGACAGCGTTTTTCATTTTCCACATTGTCTTCCGTTGTCGCAATGACGATCGGAATATACTTATATTCGCTGTGTTTTTTGAATTCCTCCAGGAAAGCAAATCCATCCATTACAGGCATAATAAGATCCAGTATAATTGCCGCTACCGAAAGTCCTTTATCCTTTTTCAGATACTCCAGTGCCTTTTTCCCGTCTTCTGACTCTACGATCTGATAAGCTTTACGGAAAATATCAGCCAGGGACTGCCTGTTGAGCTTATTATCATCTACAATCAAGATCTTATTTTTTTTCATTGGTATCCCTCACTTTCTCTGAGGATTTGTCTTACACATAAATCTATTCTTATTATAATGTCTTTTATCAAATAGTACAACGAATTATTTGTCAGATTTTGTAAATATTTTGTCTGATTTTACAAAAAATAATCGCAGTCAGTGTACTGCATGTCGTTGCGATCACGGGAGTTTGACACATTGAAATCCAAAAAAGTACCACAAAGCCTTGAAATAGGCTTATTTTTTTGTCAAATTTTTATTTTTATTATATAGTAATATTTGGTGATATGTGGTATAATAGTGACAGAGGTGATTATTGTGCGTATAACAACATCAAAATCAAAAAATTCTGAGTCCTTTTACATCACTCAGTCCTATACAAATGCCAATGGGAAAAGTACTTCCAAAACCATCCGAAAATTAGGTACGTTAGCTGAATTATCGGCACAGCTCCACACGGATCGTGACGGAGTTGTTGAATGGGCAAATGAACAGGCTCGTCTTGAAACACTGAAATATAAAAGTGAAAAAGAGGATGCTACTGTCATGATTCCATTTCATTCCAACAGACTCATGGACTATAATAAGCAGAAACTTTTTTCTGGCGGATATCTTTTTCTTCAGTCTATTTACTATGGACTTAAGCTCGATTCTGTCTGCCGAAAAATCAAAAGCCGACATAAATTCGAGTATGATCTTAATGCTATTTTATCTGATTTAATTTATACAAGGGTTCTGGAACCTTCCAGCAAAAGTTCTTCCTTTCGAGCAGCAAAACAGTTCCTTGAGCCTCCAACTTATGAACTTCATGATGTTTACCGAGCTCTTTCTGTTCTTGCTTCTGAAATGGATTTTATTCAATCAGAAGTTTATAAAAACAGCTTTTTTCTTGGTGACAGAATGGATCGGATCCTTTATTATGATTGCACAAACTACTACTTTGAAATCGAACAGGAAGATGGAGATAAAAAATACGGAAAAAGCAAAGAGCACCGTCCGAATCCCATTATTCAAATGGGACTCTTTACAGATGGTGACGGAATACCTTTGGCTTTCTCACTCTTTCCTGGAAACCAAAATGAGCAGAAATCCTTAAAACCTTTAGAAACAAAGATTCTCCAACAATTCGGCTGTGATAAGTTTATCTATTGTAGTGACG
This window encodes:
- a CDS encoding two-component system response regulator: MKKNKILIVDDNKLNRQSLADIFRKAYQIVESEDGKKALEYLKKDKGLSVAAIILDLIMPVMDGFAFLEEFKKHSEYKYIPIVIATTEDNVENEKRCLEYGVWDFIPKSFHREIIWFRVMNAIKRSKQHFLEYDSLTGIYNRQMFYQKTREMLDDSKDETFAFIRLDIDRFKMINSFYGAAEGDRLLRCMAHNICGVLSAYKTYTYGRLNSDVFGICVAVEKEQDALLIAQKIREQVKKNGELRCYLETSAGCYIIRDKEMEVSAIYEHAVIAAQECKGQYMHHEALYTEQMGKEMQREQQIINEMDTALEEKQFVVYFQPKYELDGYTPRGAEALVRWKKPDGTMVSPGEFIPVFEKNGFIIKLDYYVWDQVCQLIATALRAGRKPDPISVNVSRVNLYNPNFLESLVNLVEKYRIPPEYLHLELTESVFSDTENVILNAVNYLHKAGFTILMDDFGSGYSSLNVLKDIDLDVLKIDMKFLSKGKDDGRGEKILAAVIQMAKALDMPVIAEGVEEKKQVQMLKRLGCNYIQGYYFAKPMPQEDYERLARKSHE
- a CDS encoding NAD-dependent protein deacylase, giving the protein MTNIEKFLDMVQKSDNIVFFGGAGVSTESGIPDFRSVDGLYNQKYDYPPETILSHTFYMRHTEEFYRFYRDKMLCLDAKPNVTHQKLAELEAAGKVKAVITQNIDGLHQMAGSKRVLELHGSVHRNYCQKCGKGFDAEYILNFGTKIPLCDECGGKIKPDVVLYEEGLNQQTLEDAVFYISHADVLIIGGTSLAVYPAAGLIDYYRGDKLVLINKSTTPMDGRADLLIQAGLGEVFSQIPQA
- a CDS encoding LURP-one-related/scramblase family protein, producing MRLLIKQRVFSWSDTYDVYDEEGNVRYFVRAEVFALGHQIHVYDAAHVEVGMIRQKLFNLLPVFEIETGGIKRGQIEKQFTLFQPKYDIDFNGWRVEGDFRGWDYDVYSGCSSIIHISKQLLHWGDTYVIDFTNPGDELLGMMLVIAIDAANCSQNK
- a CDS encoding spore maturation protein — encoded protein: MQIMMFLSDIMIPLLIFLIIGYGLLCRHNIYEEFIEGAKDGFETVIGIMPTLIGLMVAVGILRASGFLECFSNVCAIFTEKIGFPSELLPLAVVKMFSSSAATGLLLDIYKEYGTDSLLGRMASIMLGSTETIFYTMSVYFMSVKIKKSRYTLAGALAATAAGMAASVVLAGMI
- a CDS encoding DUF951 domain-containing protein — protein: MDKYEVGDVVRLKKQHPCGSSEWEILRVGADFRLKCLGCGHQIMIARKLVEKNTREIRKKEAEQGS
- a CDS encoding glycosyl hydrolase 53 family protein yields the protein MKSGMVKRMLAAALAATLIVTSAGTTDVWAAGSEETVSVSVEETEESTENVKTASSSNLITNGDFETDASGWTFLLGGGDYSPNLKKGTDTGMTNNTTGYINIWSENEAEFVMSQEITGLSAGNYTAMLSIDGANDKTADLKFYAGDESTVLSTENGWNNWSTFKVENIVVDESGSIIIKIAGTLGAGYWFDVDDITLTKNLSDGEEKTEAAEALNTLITACEALTESDYTSDTWSALQTALTSAKAVYGDKDNKTVEELTEAKTVLQAAKDALVDAGIVDTGADGIFVQKVDGLSNDFIKGVDVSSYVSLRDSGVTFKDWNGNVIGDQEFFSQLKEAGVNYVRIRVWNDPYDSNGKGYGGGNNDLAKAKKIGKWATDAGMKVLIDFHYSDFWADPGKQKAPKAWAGYTIDQKVTAVSDYTTASITELLDAGVDVGMVQVGNETNNGVCGESTWENMCRIFDAGADAVHAAGEAKGKNILVAVHFANPEKSANYATYAKNLNTYDVSYDVFASSYYPYWHGTLDNLTSTLKNIADTYDKKVMVAETSWATSLEDGDGHENTVRKGNNDTKVDGMDYTFSIQGQANEVRSVISAINNIGDNGKQTFKRQDLLCQSACL
- a CDS encoding methyl-accepting chemotaxis protein gives rise to the protein MKNKRKQISNEISIRILSVVITIFVIFSIVVAIMIGNISLSSQKDELELQSKAASYQLETFFKKYTTTAEQMALNPDIREILTETKSGDSIKEATLYQDVFKELQSHQATDSENILAAWIGDIDANALTQSDGYTSDSSFDITQRDWYQVTQTGKSMLTNAYTDVSTGKLILSAAAPVYDPSGKNIVGVAGLDIALDHINELFFSYTVGDNGFVILLTSDGTIIYHPNTDYQLKTLTEIGVSDNVVNALGGGNTAVKYTIGNKSRYGYIVDITDTDYFVLSCLPTSEYFSSLTICMVIMLVLIVIGIAATVIAIRKVASAITKPISTLNDVAQELAKGNLDVSLKIHSDNELGELSDSIQLTVDRLKEYINYINEITYALNRLADGKLKFTLKYDYAGDFSKVKEGLINISESMQNIMTDIINTSSQVSAGSEDLAKAAQSIAEGATTQSASVEELVATTTAVTDQVKENTAAAQVAADETLKVTDMMRNSKDQMSLMTEAMNKITQTSNEVVGIIKTIEDIADQTNLLALNASIEAARAGEAGKGFAVVASEIGSLAEESSKAANTTKDLIGISINEIEHGNQIVNDVVTSIQEVMEAVQKVNEMISKSSETYVQQEQSMEQLEIGIEEISKGVEDNSAAAEETSATSEELAAQATTLEQLVQRFDLTNEE
- the rpsR gene encoding 30S ribosomal protein S18, which gives rise to MAFNKAADKDGAPMKRRPMHRRKKVCVFCGKDNVIDYKDTNKLKRYISERGKILPRRITGNCAKHQRALTVAIKRARHVALMPYVCE
- the rpsF gene encoding 30S ribosomal protein S6 — its product is MNKYELALVVSAKIEDDARTATVEKAKEYITRAGGNVTEVEEAGKKKLAYEIQKMSEAFYYFIQFDAASTVPAEVERDVRIMDNVLRFLVVRKDEK
- a CDS encoding single-stranded DNA-binding protein, translated to MNKVILMGRLTRDAEIRYSQGESATAIARFSLAVDRRFRRDGDDQNTDFINCVAFGRTAEFLERFGRKGTKFVLEGRIQTGSYTNKDGQRVYTTDVVAENVEFAESKNASGGGDNSGFNPSDRPSPSSAAGDGFMNIPDGIDEELPFN